A single genomic interval of Gammaproteobacteria bacterium harbors:
- a CDS encoding DUF1282 family protein, with protein MINHAAGLLFSPTREWQKIEVRGDRGGNIFYFLVLALLPAAAWYYGTTQIGWSVGDGEVTRLTAASALRLIVLFYLAMVISIVLIGYSIHWMAISYGATSSLLRGISVAGFTATPLLLGGLIGFSPVLWAALLIGIVTVSWSLYLLYLGIPIVMHVPEDRGFLFASAVVAVCLVILIGIMGASVILWDMGFAPEYTN; from the coding sequence ATGATAAATCACGCTGCAGGCCTGTTGTTCAGTCCCACTCGCGAATGGCAGAAAATCGAAGTCCGCGGGGACCGCGGCGGCAACATCTTCTACTTCCTGGTGCTGGCGTTGCTGCCGGCGGCCGCCTGGTATTACGGAACCACGCAGATCGGCTGGAGCGTCGGCGATGGCGAAGTCACCCGGCTGACCGCTGCCAGTGCGTTACGACTGATCGTGTTGTTCTACCTGGCGATGGTGATATCGATCGTCCTCATCGGCTACTCGATCCACTGGATGGCCATCAGCTATGGTGCCACATCGAGCCTGCTGCGCGGGATTTCAGTCGCGGGCTTTACCGCCACGCCATTGCTCCTCGGCGGGTTGATCGGTTTCAGCCCGGTGCTGTGGGCGGCACTGCTGATCGGCATCGTGACCGTGAGCTGGAGCCTCTATCTGCTGTATCTCGGCATCCCGATCGTCATGCACGTTCCCGAGGACCGCGGCTTCCTGTTCGCGAGCGCCGTGGTGGCCGTGTGCCTGGTCATCCTGATCGGGATCATGGGCGCCAGTGTGATCCTCTGGGACATGGGCTTTGCACCCGAGTACACCAACTAG
- the hemN gene encoding oxygen-independent coproporphyrinogen III oxidase, giving the protein MPVTYRGRDDRVSWDPALIRKYDIAGPRYTSYPTALQFHDAFGSRQYERYLLERPPTIGPLSLYVHIPFCRNICYYCACNKIITRDAEVAERYLVALEKELELLGRHFDRRRRVTQLHWGGGTPTFLSNSELTRLMHSLAVHFNLNDSPDREYSIEIDPRSVNTETIALLKGLGFNRVSMGIQDFDPDVQLAVNRVQPYAMVETLVDAVRGHRFKSMSFDLIYGLPRQSPASMEKTLAQVISLAPDRISCYSYAHLPEAFKSQRSIDRLQVPGADAKLEILHTIIESLTDAGYLYVGMDHFVKPGDELAHALHNGTLQRNFQGYSTQLAPELLGIGVSSISSTGDLYSQNVKTIDEYYARLHEGKLPVQRGLLLSAEDRLRRDVIMELICRMGLDTGAIGLRHGIDFNSHFARELAILAGMEQEGLLASEGDRIVVTPAGRPLVRNICMVFDTYLDLSRQRFSRTI; this is encoded by the coding sequence ATGCCCGTCACCTATCGCGGACGTGATGACCGTGTAAGCTGGGACCCCGCGCTGATCCGCAAGTACGATATCGCCGGACCGCGCTATACCTCGTACCCAACCGCGCTCCAGTTCCACGACGCATTCGGATCACGCCAGTACGAACGCTACCTGCTCGAGCGCCCGCCCACGATCGGCCCGCTGTCGCTGTACGTGCACATCCCGTTCTGCCGCAACATCTGTTACTACTGTGCCTGCAACAAGATCATCACCCGCGACGCCGAGGTCGCGGAACGTTACCTGGTTGCGCTGGAGAAAGAGCTCGAACTGCTCGGACGCCACTTCGATCGGCGGCGGCGCGTGACCCAGTTGCACTGGGGTGGCGGCACACCCACGTTTCTCTCCAACTCCGAGCTCACCCGCCTGATGCACAGTCTCGCGGTGCATTTCAATCTCAATGATTCACCGGATCGCGAGTACTCGATCGAGATCGACCCGCGCAGCGTGAACACCGAAACCATCGCCCTTCTCAAGGGCCTCGGGTTCAACCGCGTGAGCATGGGAATCCAGGATTTCGACCCTGACGTGCAGCTTGCGGTGAACCGGGTGCAGCCCTATGCAATGGTCGAGACCCTGGTCGATGCGGTGCGCGGGCACCGCTTCAAGTCCATGAGCTTCGACCTGATCTATGGCCTGCCCAGGCAAAGTCCCGCGAGCATGGAGAAAACCCTGGCCCAGGTGATATCACTGGCCCCGGATCGCATCTCCTGCTACAGCTACGCGCATCTGCCCGAAGCGTTCAAGAGCCAGCGCAGCATCGACCGGCTGCAGGTGCCGGGCGCCGACGCAAAGCTCGAGATCCTGCACACCATCATCGAATCGCTCACCGACGCCGGTTATCTCTACGTGGGAATGGATCACTTCGTGAAGCCCGGGGACGAACTCGCGCACGCGCTGCACAACGGCACGCTGCAGCGCAATTTCCAGGGCTATTCCACCCAGCTCGCGCCGGAATTGCTCGGCATCGGCGTGTCCTCGATCAGCAGCACCGGCGATCTGTACAGCCAGAACGTCAAGACCATCGACGAATACTATGCCCGCCTGCACGAGGGAAAGCTGCCGGTGCAGCGCGGCCTGCTGCTGAGCGCCGAGGATCGGCTGCGGCGTGACGTGATCATGGAGCTCATCTGTCGCATGGGCCTCGATACCGGTGCGATCGGATTGCGTCACGGCATCGATTTCAACAGCCATTTCGCCCGTGAACTCGCGATCCTCGCCGGCATGGAGCAGGAAGGGCTATTGGCCAGCGAAGGCGATCGCATCGTGGTCACGCCCGCCGGACGGCCACTGGTACGTAATATCTGCATGGTATTCGACACCTATCTCGATCTATCAAGGCAACGTTTCTCCCGCACCATCTGA
- a CDS encoding sulfite exporter TauE/SafE family protein, whose product MCGGISAALAFALPRASGALRRHVLLGLYSCGRVTSYAAMGAMTGALSGLLSAEHSAALAWIRIAAGALLVLMGLYLAGWSQALALLERAGHGVWRHVQVRAARLLPIDSAPKALLAGAAWGWLPCGLVYSTLAWTASSASAPRGALLMLAFGVGTMPAVIASGVLAAQLRALLQRRGLRIVAGLLVIAFGIWTMAVVLLAGGHAEHHHH is encoded by the coding sequence ATGTGCGGTGGCATCAGTGCCGCGCTGGCCTTTGCGTTGCCGCGCGCCAGCGGTGCGCTACGGCGTCATGTGCTGCTGGGACTCTACAGTTGCGGGCGCGTGACGAGCTACGCCGCGATGGGCGCGATGACCGGGGCGCTGAGCGGCCTGTTGTCCGCCGAGCACAGCGCGGCGCTTGCCTGGATCCGCATCGCCGCCGGCGCGTTGCTGGTCCTGATGGGTCTGTATCTGGCCGGATGGTCGCAGGCACTGGCGCTGCTCGAGCGCGCCGGCCACGGGGTGTGGCGCCATGTGCAGGTACGTGCGGCACGCCTGCTGCCAATCGACAGCGCGCCAAAGGCCCTGCTGGCCGGTGCTGCCTGGGGTTGGCTTCCCTGCGGCCTGGTCTACAGCACCCTGGCCTGGACCGCGAGCAGCGCCAGCGCGCCACGTGGTGCGCTGCTGATGCTGGCGTTCGGCGTGGGTACCATGCCCGCGGTGATCGCGAGCGGGGTGCTGGCAGCGCAGCTGCGGGCGTTATTGCAACGCCGCGGGTTGCGCATCGTGGCCGGTTTGCTGGTAATCGCGTTCGGTATCTGGACCATGGCCGTCGTCCTGCTGGCCGGCGGCCATGCCGAGCACCACCATCACTGA
- the ccoS gene encoding cbb3-type cytochrome oxidase assembly protein CcoS, whose amino-acid sequence MDSIYVLIPVTFVLLGFALGAYLWSVSSGQFDDLEKAAHSILFDDDIPPAAELPSPAPGSQDSAPKPP is encoded by the coding sequence ATGGATAGTATCTACGTGCTGATACCCGTCACCTTCGTGCTGCTCGGCTTCGCGCTCGGCGCTTATCTGTGGTCGGTCAGCAGCGGGCAGTTCGATGATCTCGAAAAGGCCGCGCACAGCATACTTTTCGACGACGATATCCCGCCGGCTGCGGAGCTGCCCTCGCCAGCGCCCGGCAGCCAGGACAGCGCGCCGAAGCCACCGTGA
- the cadA gene encoding cadmium-translocating P-type ATPase — MPPGSNFSVLIEQQPRPMCCAGCAAVATLIAAGGLSGYYRHRDAPSAVAADTGSGAAEYALFDNLDAQAEFVATQTDGHCRAELAVDGIHCAACTWLLEHHLARRDGIDNISVNLSERRASVRWHPEVLPLSQLMAAIRELGYRPRPYLGSTRIQSERGENRRALRRLGVAGIVQMQIGMFAIALYAGAFGDMEPQYRDYLRWASLLLCIPVVCYSASPFFSGALRGLRHAAPGMDLPIALAIGLAFVSSAWFTVRGGGTVYFDSVAMFTFLVLLGRYLEMRARHRAGMASGDVLSLVPAAATRVLEDGQRFELVPVGRLRQGDRILIRPGEALPADGRVALGSSHVDESSISGESMPISKTAGDTVSAGTLNMEGSLTVEVNATGLQTRLGAILHLVDRAQQEKPAIVQLADRASSWFVVTVIVLATLTGWYWYVHDSARTLEIVLSVLVVSCPCALSLATPAAVTAATTALKTRGFLVTRGHALEALANADTVVFDKTGTLTTGSIRLAAVEPLHGNADALLDIAAAMEAHSEHPIAGAFDTPPTLAVEDFRAFPGDGIEARIEGTRYRLGSAAFATPSGLAPGVAPGAGKWILLASTTRALAWFRLSDSVRDDAPQAIAELARLGLSGAMLSGDNNAEAGRIATLLGLQQWQGECAPGQKLAAVRAMHAAGKRVVMVGDGINDVAVLAGAGVSVAMANAADVTRANADCMLLGSGLLRIPEAIRVARHTQRVIRQNIGWALLYNFSSIPFAAAGLVPPWLAAIGMSASSLVVVANALRLRQHGTSSKAGELAAHG; from the coding sequence GTGCCACCGGGCAGCAATTTCAGCGTGCTCATCGAGCAGCAACCACGACCCATGTGCTGCGCCGGCTGCGCCGCCGTCGCCACACTGATCGCGGCCGGTGGCCTGTCCGGTTATTACCGCCACCGCGACGCCCCTTCCGCGGTCGCCGCCGACACCGGCAGCGGCGCCGCCGAGTACGCATTGTTCGACAACCTCGACGCGCAGGCGGAATTCGTGGCCACGCAAACCGACGGCCATTGCCGGGCCGAACTGGCCGTGGATGGCATTCATTGCGCCGCCTGCACCTGGCTGCTCGAACACCATCTCGCGCGTCGGGACGGCATCGACAACATCAGCGTGAACCTGTCCGAGCGTCGCGCCAGCGTCCGCTGGCATCCGGAGGTACTGCCGCTGAGCCAGCTGATGGCCGCTATCCGCGAACTGGGCTATCGACCCCGCCCCTACCTCGGTTCCACCCGCATCCAGTCCGAGCGCGGCGAGAACCGCCGCGCGCTGCGCCGACTCGGGGTGGCCGGAATCGTGCAGATGCAGATCGGCATGTTCGCGATCGCGCTCTATGCCGGGGCCTTCGGCGACATGGAGCCGCAGTACCGGGATTATCTGCGATGGGCGAGCCTGCTCCTGTGTATCCCGGTGGTGTGCTACTCCGCCTCCCCGTTCTTCAGCGGCGCGCTGCGCGGGCTGCGCCACGCGGCACCCGGCATGGACCTGCCGATCGCGCTGGCGATCGGGCTGGCCTTTGTCAGCAGCGCCTGGTTCACGGTGCGCGGCGGCGGCACGGTGTATTTCGATTCGGTGGCGATGTTCACCTTCCTGGTGCTGCTCGGGCGTTACCTCGAAATGCGTGCACGCCATCGCGCCGGCATGGCCAGCGGCGACGTGCTGTCGCTGGTGCCGGCGGCCGCGACCCGGGTGCTCGAGGACGGACAGCGATTCGAGCTGGTGCCGGTCGGGCGCCTGCGCCAGGGTGACCGGATCCTGATCCGCCCGGGCGAAGCCCTGCCCGCCGACGGCCGCGTGGCCCTCGGCAGCAGCCATGTCGATGAATCCAGCATCAGCGGCGAATCGATGCCGATCAGCAAGACGGCGGGCGATACGGTGAGCGCCGGAACCCTGAATATGGAGGGCTCGCTGACCGTGGAGGTGAACGCCACCGGCCTGCAGACCCGCCTCGGCGCGATCCTGCATCTGGTGGACCGGGCGCAGCAGGAGAAGCCGGCGATCGTGCAACTCGCGGACCGCGCCTCTTCCTGGTTCGTGGTGACCGTGATCGTGCTGGCCACCCTGACCGGCTGGTACTGGTATGTGCACGACAGCGCACGGACGCTGGAAATCGTGCTCTCGGTGCTGGTCGTCAGCTGTCCCTGCGCCCTGTCCCTGGCAACGCCGGCCGCGGTGACCGCGGCGACCACCGCCTTGAAGACGCGCGGATTCCTGGTGACCCGAGGCCACGCGCTGGAGGCACTCGCGAACGCCGATACCGTGGTGTTCGACAAGACCGGCACCCTCACCACCGGCAGTATCCGGCTGGCCGCGGTGGAGCCGCTCCACGGCAATGCCGACGCCCTCCTCGACATTGCCGCCGCGATGGAGGCGCACTCCGAACATCCGATCGCGGGCGCCTTCGACACCCCGCCGACGTTGGCGGTCGAGGATTTCCGGGCATTCCCCGGCGACGGCATCGAGGCCCGCATCGAGGGCACGCGTTATCGCCTGGGCAGCGCCGCGTTCGCAACACCTTCCGGCCTCGCCCCGGGCGTTGCTCCGGGCGCGGGAAAATGGATCCTGCTGGCCTCGACCACCCGCGCGCTCGCGTGGTTTCGCCTCAGCGACAGCGTGCGCGACGATGCGCCGCAGGCGATCGCGGAACTGGCACGGCTCGGCCTGTCCGGCGCCATGCTGAGCGGCGACAACAATGCCGAGGCCGGGCGCATCGCCACGCTGCTCGGGCTGCAGCAATGGCAGGGCGAGTGTGCCCCCGGGCAGAAACTCGCCGCGGTGCGCGCGATGCACGCCGCCGGCAAACGCGTGGTGATGGTGGGCGATGGCATCAACGACGTGGCGGTCCTCGCCGGCGCCGGTGTTTCCGTCGCGATGGCCAACGCCGCCGACGTGACCCGGGCCAACGCCGACTGCATGCTGCTCGGCAGCGGCTTGCTGCGCATTCCGGAGGCGATCCGCGTGGCGCGCCACACCCAGCGCGTCATCCGCCAGAACATCGGCTGGGCGCTGCTGTACAACTTCAGCTCGATCCCGTTCGCGGCCGCGGGCCTGGTGCCTCCGTGGCTCGCCGCAATCGGCATGTCGGCCAGTTCGCTGGTGGTGGTTGCCAACGCGTTGCGGCTGCGCCAGCATGGCACATCGAGCAAAGCCGGGGAGCTTGCCGCGCATGGATAG
- a CDS encoding FixH family protein produces MSSADGKIVPWYRQGWPWFLILLPATVVVACFFTLYLAIRHQDSLVRDDYYKEGLAINRDLARAQYAREHAIAGVLSFDAATLAVELQLDNALPTTPGLRLEILHPTDQARDQVLTLLRAGDNIFSGKAAASLDGKFHLLLEPARGEAHLWRLRGTLVADVSGISTARLGAD; encoded by the coding sequence TTGAGCAGCGCCGACGGAAAAATCGTACCCTGGTACCGACAGGGATGGCCATGGTTCCTGATACTGCTGCCGGCCACGGTGGTGGTGGCCTGTTTTTTCACGCTCTACCTCGCGATCCGCCACCAGGATTCGCTGGTGCGTGATGATTACTACAAGGAAGGCCTGGCAATAAACCGTGACCTGGCACGCGCGCAGTACGCGCGCGAACACGCCATCGCGGGCGTCCTGAGCTTCGATGCCGCAACGCTGGCCGTTGAATTGCAGCTCGACAACGCATTGCCGACGACGCCCGGCCTGCGTCTCGAGATACTGCACCCGACCGACCAGGCACGCGACCAGGTACTCACACTGCTGCGTGCCGGCGACAACATTTTCAGCGGCAAGGCCGCCGCTTCCCTCGACGGCAAATTCCATCTCCTGCTGGAGCCCGCCCGCGGCGAGGCCCACCTCTGGCGCCTGCGCGGCACCCTCGTGGCCGATGTCAGCGGCATCTCGACGGCACGCCTCGGCGCAGACTGA
- the ccoG gene encoding cytochrome c oxidase accessory protein CcoG — translation MSKDRIPVHEYAPAEVGDLDLYQKRERIYTRKVEGFFQKLRLYTGWPLLILYFAAPWLNWDGRQAIWFDLPERKFHIFAITFWPQDFPLLAWLLVIAAFALFTVTVFAGRVWCGYTCPQTVWTSIFMWAEQISEGTRNQRIKLDKAPWNASKLARKLLKHTLWLGFAALTGISFVAYFTPVRQLVLDLPTGRSGFWEYAWVIFFTLATYINAGWLREQVCMFMCPYARFQSVMFDHETLIVSYDGKRGEPRGSRKRGQDRPGGLGDCIDCELCVQVCPTGIDIRDGLQYQCITCALCIDACDSVMDRMEYPRGLIRYTTENALEGKPSRVLRPRLIGYCIALLAMIALFSSVLFNRIPVGIDAIRERGQLFREMPDGSIENVYTLKIRNMGEHERSYRLSVSGIAGATIVGTSELTLRSGDIVALPVAVQVPREALPAANSALLFGVEARDDAQIRASAESRFLAPVPPR, via the coding sequence ATGAGCAAGGACAGGATTCCGGTGCACGAGTACGCACCGGCGGAGGTCGGTGACCTCGATCTGTACCAGAAGCGCGAGCGAATCTACACGCGCAAGGTCGAGGGCTTCTTCCAGAAGCTGAGGCTCTACACCGGCTGGCCCTTGCTGATCCTTTATTTCGCGGCGCCCTGGCTCAACTGGGACGGACGCCAGGCCATCTGGTTCGACCTGCCGGAGCGCAAATTCCATATCTTCGCGATCACGTTCTGGCCACAGGATTTTCCGTTGCTGGCCTGGCTGCTGGTGATCGCCGCGTTCGCGCTGTTCACGGTGACGGTGTTTGCCGGTCGCGTATGGTGCGGCTACACCTGCCCGCAAACCGTCTGGACCAGCATTTTCATGTGGGCCGAGCAGATCAGCGAGGGGACCCGCAACCAGCGTATCAAGCTCGACAAGGCACCCTGGAACGCCAGCAAGCTCGCCCGCAAACTCCTCAAGCACACGTTGTGGCTCGGCTTCGCGGCGCTGACCGGCATCAGTTTCGTCGCCTATTTCACGCCGGTTCGCCAACTGGTGCTGGATCTGCCGACCGGGCGCAGCGGATTCTGGGAGTATGCCTGGGTGATCTTCTTCACCCTGGCGACCTATATCAACGCCGGCTGGCTGCGCGAACAGGTCTGCATGTTCATGTGCCCCTATGCGCGTTTCCAGTCGGTGATGTTCGACCATGAAACGCTGATCGTCTCCTATGACGGCAAGCGCGGCGAACCACGCGGCTCGCGCAAGCGTGGCCAGGACCGCCCCGGCGGGCTCGGCGACTGCATCGACTGCGAACTGTGCGTGCAGGTATGCCCGACCGGCATCGACATCCGCGACGGCCTGCAATACCAGTGCATCACCTGCGCGCTGTGCATCGATGCCTGCGATTCGGTGATGGACCGGATGGAGTATCCGCGCGGACTGATTCGTTACACCACGGAAAATGCGCTCGAGGGCAAGCCCAGCCGGGTGCTGCGTCCGCGTCTCATCGGTTACTGCATTGCGCTGCTGGCGATGATCGCGCTGTTTTCCAGCGTACTGTTCAACCGCATTCCGGTCGGCATCGATGCCATTCGCGAGCGAGGACAGCTGTTCCGCGAAATGCCCGATGGCTCGATCGAAAACGTCTACACCCTGAAGATCCGCAACATGGGCGAACACGAGCGCAGCTATCGCCTCTCGGTCAGCGGCATTGCCGGGGCAACCATCGTCGGCACCAGCGAACTCACCCTGCGATCCGGTGACATCGTCGCCCTGCCGGTCGCCGTGCAGGTGCCGCGCGAAGCGCTCCCCGCCGCCAACTCCGCGCTGCTGTTCGGGGTCGAGGCTCGCGATGACGCGCAGATCCGGGCCAGTGCCGAGAGTCGCTTTCTCGCGCCGGTCCCGCCGCGTTGA
- the ccoP gene encoding cytochrome-c oxidase, cbb3-type subunit III encodes MSSFWSAYIVILTIFTIVATGWLLFANRTRPADSEAKTGHVYDGIEEYDHPLPAWWFHMFVITIVFAIGYLIAYPGLGNFRGLLDWTQIDQWQNEVEAAKVRYEPVFAGYRDLPVEELAKTPAAVRMGQRIFAVNCAQCHGADGRGSRGFPNLADGDWIWGGSVDAIHTTIEKGRQAVMPPWVAVLGEDGVNNVAHYVLTLSGTLPAGAESAAGETQFKTICASCHGPEGNGNPLLGAPRLNDTTWLYGNELEQIKHTLRAGRNGKMPAFGEQLGSDKIHLLTAYVYSLSAP; translated from the coding sequence ATGAGTAGTTTCTGGAGTGCATACATCGTCATCCTCACGATATTCACGATCGTGGCGACCGGCTGGCTCCTGTTTGCAAATCGCACCCGTCCCGCGGATTCGGAAGCCAAGACCGGGCATGTTTACGATGGCATCGAGGAATACGACCACCCGCTGCCGGCGTGGTGGTTCCATATGTTCGTCATCACGATCGTGTTTGCGATCGGCTATCTCATCGCCTACCCCGGACTCGGCAATTTCCGCGGCCTGCTCGACTGGACCCAGATCGATCAGTGGCAAAACGAGGTGGAGGCAGCCAAGGTCAGGTACGAGCCGGTGTTCGCGGGCTATCGAGATCTCCCGGTCGAGGAACTGGCGAAAACCCCCGCCGCCGTGCGCATGGGCCAGCGAATCTTTGCTGTCAACTGTGCCCAGTGCCATGGCGCGGATGGCCGTGGCAGCCGCGGTTTCCCCAATCTCGCGGACGGCGACTGGATCTGGGGTGGCAGCGTGGACGCCATCCACACGACCATCGAGAAGGGACGTCAGGCCGTGATGCCGCCCTGGGTGGCGGTGCTTGGCGAAGACGGCGTGAACAACGTCGCCCACTATGTACTCACCCTGTCCGGCACCCTGCCCGCCGGCGCCGAGAGCGCGGCCGGAGAGACACAGTTCAAGACCATCTGCGCGAGTTGCCATGGTCCCGAGGGTAATGGCAACCCGTTGCTGGGCGCACCCAGGCTTAACGACACCACCTGGCTTTATGGCAACGAACTGGAGCAGATCAAGCACACGCTCCGCGCGGGCCGCAACGGCAAGATGCCAGCCTTTGGCGAGCAGCTCGGCAGCGACAAGATTCACCTGCTGACCGCGTACGTGTACAGCCTGTCCGCACCATGA
- a CDS encoding cbb3-type cytochrome c oxidase subunit 3 — MDQGDWMGIGTLLAFIAFISICVWAWSGKRKARFDEAAQLPFADEHLGGIKKGKSDE; from the coding sequence ATGGACCAGGGAGACTGGATGGGCATAGGCACGCTGCTGGCGTTTATCGCGTTCATCAGCATTTGCGTGTGGGCCTGGAGCGGCAAACGCAAGGCACGATTCGACGAGGCGGCGCAATTGCCGTTCGCCGACGAACACCTCGGCGGCATCAAGAAAGGTAAATCCGATGAGTAG
- the ccoO gene encoding cytochrome-c oxidase, cbb3-type subunit II — translation MQHEKIEKNIGLMIVLTLLAISFGGLVEIVPLFFLKQTTEPITGLKPLTALQLEGRDIYIREGCVGCHSQMIRPLRAETERYGHYSVAGESVYEHPFLWGSKRTGPDLARVGGRYSDDWQRAHLFNPRDVVPESNMPAFPWLFENTLDGAHTAAKMHALRTVGVPYTDEDIAGAAQAVAGHKEIDALIVYLQQLGTLLKSER, via the coding sequence ATGCAGCATGAGAAGATCGAGAAGAATATCGGGCTGATGATCGTGCTGACCCTGCTCGCGATCAGTTTCGGCGGCCTGGTCGAGATCGTGCCGCTGTTTTTCCTGAAACAGACCACCGAGCCGATCACCGGCCTGAAACCGCTCACCGCCCTCCAGCTCGAAGGACGCGATATCTATATCCGCGAGGGTTGCGTTGGCTGCCACTCGCAGATGATCCGCCCGTTACGCGCCGAGACCGAACGCTACGGTCACTACTCGGTGGCGGGCGAGTCGGTCTACGAGCACCCGTTCCTGTGGGGCTCCAAGCGTACCGGCCCCGATCTCGCGCGCGTGGGCGGTCGCTACAGCGATGACTGGCAGCGCGCACACCTGTTCAATCCGCGCGATGTGGTACCCGAATCGAACATGCCGGCTTTCCCGTGGTTGTTCGAGAACACGCTCGACGGCGCGCACACCGCCGCCAAGATGCATGCATTGCGCACGGTCGGGGTGCCGTACACGGACGAGGACATCGCGGGCGCGGCACAAGCGGTTGCCGGGCACAAGGAAATCGACGCCCTGATCGTCTACCTGCAGCAGCTCGGCACCCTGCTGAAAAGCGAACGCTGA
- the ccoN gene encoding cytochrome-c oxidase, cbb3-type subunit I, producing the protein MSHSTASEHPAYNYTVVRQFAIMTVVWGVVGMMVGVLIAGQLAFPVLNFDLPWFSFGRLRPLHTNAVIFAFGGSALIGTSLYVVQRTCQARLLFDRLAAFVFWGWQLVIVLAAITLPLGYTSTKEYAELEWPIDILIAVVWVSYAVVFFGTIMKRKTSHIYVANWFYGAFILTIAVLHIVNSLAIPVTLTKSYSIYGGTIDAMVQWWYGHNAVGFFLTAGFLGIMYYFVPKQAGRPVYSYRLSIVHFWALITIYMWAGPHHLHYTALPDWAQSIGMVMSLILLAPSWGGMINGMMTLSGAWHKLRSDPTLRFLVVSLSFYGMSTFEGPMMAIKTINSLSHYTDWTIGHVHSGALGWVAMVSIGAMYHLIPVLWGRKQMYSVSLINTHFWLATIGTVLYIASMWVNGIMQGLMWRAYNNDGTLTYSFAESVVASHPGYVVRLIGGGIFLLGMLIMAWNTWKTVAPGIAPQAAAQPQAA; encoded by the coding sequence ATGAGTCACTCCACTGCTTCGGAACACCCGGCGTACAACTACACGGTGGTTCGCCAATTCGCGATCATGACGGTTGTCTGGGGGGTGGTCGGCATGATGGTTGGCGTGCTCATCGCCGGGCAGCTGGCCTTTCCGGTGCTGAATTTCGACCTGCCGTGGTTCAGTTTCGGGCGCCTGCGCCCGTTGCACACCAACGCCGTGATTTTTGCCTTTGGCGGCAGCGCGTTGATTGGCACCTCGCTGTACGTGGTGCAACGCACCTGCCAGGCACGGCTGCTTTTCGACCGGCTTGCGGCCTTCGTATTCTGGGGCTGGCAGCTGGTGATCGTGCTGGCCGCGATCACGCTGCCACTGGGCTATACCTCGACCAAGGAGTACGCGGAGCTCGAATGGCCGATCGATATCCTGATCGCCGTGGTCTGGGTGTCTTATGCGGTCGTGTTCTTCGGCACCATCATGAAGCGCAAGACCTCGCATATCTACGTGGCGAACTGGTTCTATGGCGCGTTCATCCTCACCATCGCGGTTCTGCATATCGTCAACAGCCTCGCGATACCGGTCACGCTGACCAAATCCTATTCCATCTACGGCGGCACCATCGATGCGATGGTGCAGTGGTGGTACGGGCACAATGCGGTGGGCTTTTTCCTGACCGCGGGCTTTCTTGGCATCATGTATTACTTCGTGCCGAAGCAGGCCGGACGACCGGTCTATTCCTACCGTCTGTCGATCGTGCACTTCTGGGCCCTGATCACGATCTACATGTGGGCCGGCCCCCACCACCTGCACTACACCGCCCTGCCCGACTGGGCCCAGAGCATCGGCATGGTGATGTCGCTGATACTGCTGGCGCCCAGTTGGGGCGGGATGATCAACGGCATGATGACGCTGTCCGGGGCTTGGCACAAACTGCGCTCCGACCCGACGCTGCGCTTCCTGGTGGTGTCACTGTCGTTCTACGGCATGTCGACCTTCGAAGGCCCGATGATGGCGATCAAGACCATCAACTCGCTGTCGCATTACACGGACTGGACCATCGGCCATGTGCATTCGGGCGCGCTCGGCTGGGTCGCGATGGTCTCGATCGGCGCGATGTACCACCTGATTCCGGTCCTGTGGGGCCGCAAGCAGATGTACAGCGTGTCGCTGATCAACACCCATTTCTGGCTCGCGACGATCGGTACGGTGCTTTATATCGCCTCGATGTGGGTCAACGGCATCATGCAGGGACTGATGTGGCGCGCCTACAACAACGACGGCACCCTGACCTACAGCTTTGCCGAATCGGTCGTGGCCAGCCACCCGGGCTATGTGGTGCGCCTGATCGGCGGCGGCATCTTCCTCCTCGGCATGCTGATCATGGCCTGGAATACCTGGAAGACCGTTGCACCCGGCATCGCGCCGCAGGCAGCAGCGCAGCCCCAGGCAGCCTGA